A window from Vulcanimicrobium alpinum encodes these proteins:
- a CDS encoding FAD-dependent oxidoreductase, whose translation MAQASRSARYDVVVCGGGAAGVAAAVGAARAGAKVALVERAPFLGGAATRSSILTYCGFWTQADPPTQIVGGVGGDVLRSLAELNGIMGPIRTASTNVVIALIEPEPVKLALDRICAQTGIDVILHAQVCDAEIDGDRVWRAVVLDHGGRFALDAQAFVDASGEADLAEQAGAATRYADGTHAPQNGTLAMRVGGIAEDADVSRDAWARAVRSAKARGALHLTKENGLVVRLPHSGEILAFLADEAYDARDARSVSAAERRAREQAWAITEAIRHLPGHERAYLIATGPAIGTRESRHVVARERLRGVEVLSGRVGWSTVALGGWPVELHLGPGRPSVWKRIRDDGPYGIPLDTLRSASFVNLFAAGRVIDADGDAFGSARVMGTAFATGHASGVAAALVASGHSAEVAAVRAELLRQHAILALDA comes from the coding sequence GCGGCGGGGGTCGCGGCGGCCGTCGGCGCCGCGCGTGCCGGGGCCAAGGTCGCGCTGGTCGAACGGGCGCCGTTTCTCGGGGGCGCGGCGACGCGCAGCAGCATCCTGACCTACTGCGGTTTTTGGACGCAAGCCGATCCGCCGACGCAGATCGTCGGCGGAGTGGGCGGCGATGTGCTGCGATCGCTCGCGGAGCTCAACGGGATCATGGGACCGATCCGCACCGCTTCGACCAACGTCGTCATCGCGCTCATCGAACCCGAGCCGGTGAAGCTGGCACTCGATCGCATCTGCGCGCAAACCGGCATCGACGTGATCCTGCACGCGCAGGTTTGCGATGCGGAGATCGACGGCGACCGCGTGTGGCGCGCGGTCGTGCTCGATCACGGCGGCCGGTTCGCGCTCGACGCGCAAGCATTCGTAGACGCCAGCGGCGAGGCCGATCTCGCCGAGCAGGCGGGGGCGGCGACGCGCTACGCCGACGGCACGCACGCACCGCAGAACGGCACGCTCGCGATGCGCGTCGGCGGGATCGCGGAAGACGCCGACGTCTCGCGCGACGCCTGGGCGCGCGCGGTGCGCAGTGCGAAAGCGCGCGGCGCGCTCCACCTCACCAAAGAGAACGGGCTGGTGGTGCGGCTGCCGCACAGCGGCGAGATCCTGGCGTTTCTCGCCGACGAAGCCTACGACGCGCGCGACGCCCGCTCGGTCAGCGCCGCCGAACGGCGCGCGCGCGAACAAGCCTGGGCGATCACCGAGGCGATCCGCCACCTGCCGGGTCACGAACGCGCGTACTTGATCGCGACGGGGCCGGCGATCGGGACGCGCGAGTCGCGCCACGTGGTCGCGCGCGAGCGGCTGCGCGGCGTCGAAGTCCTGAGCGGACGCGTGGGCTGGAGCACGGTGGCGCTCGGCGGCTGGCCGGTCGAACTGCACCTCGGGCCGGGACGGCCGAGCGTGTGGAAGCGGATCCGCGACGACGGTCCGTACGGCATCCCGCTGGACACGCTGCGCAGCGCGTCGTTCGTCAACTTGTTCGCCGCCGGCCGCGTTATCGACGCCGACGGTGACGCTTTCGGCTCGGCGCGCGTTATGGGGACGGCGTTCGCGACGGGGCATGCATCAGGGGTTGCCGCAGCCCTCGTCGCGAGCGGCCATTCGGCGGAAGTAGCAGCGGTCCGTGCCGAACTGCTCCGTCAGCACGCGATCCTCGCGCTCGACGCATAA
- a CDS encoding ABC transporter substrate-binding protein, with amino-acid sequence MVSRARFLAAALGGAASVAFPAVIRAQSRKTLTIGYVPSTLFAPVFVAVERGYLRDAGFDAMLTPIVAGADSMSLVAQGQIDIAAAALSAAFYNAVNRGLDVKFVASTGYQPRKGQPSALLIRQDLYDGGLRVAGMRGKKIGWIGNTGAASAYYVARILRPAGLKLTDIEAVNVANPDQEVALERKAIDAVFTSAPFTELLEQRHLGKVVASPPAGIAAAGVFFGPALLHNTAAASSVMTALRKAASEIVGNGYYDGPNIDAYAKYTKQTIELIKSAPRYEFKPDLRIDQGTLEDMQREFVADGILTYKTPLNEVRLVARF; translated from the coding sequence ATGGTGTCTCGCGCCCGTTTCCTTGCCGCCGCCTTGGGTGGTGCGGCCTCCGTCGCGTTTCCGGCCGTCATCCGCGCGCAGAGCCGCAAGACGCTCACGATCGGCTACGTTCCCTCGACGCTCTTCGCGCCGGTCTTCGTCGCCGTCGAACGCGGATATCTGCGCGATGCGGGCTTCGACGCGATGCTCACGCCGATCGTCGCCGGCGCGGATTCGATGTCACTCGTCGCGCAAGGACAGATCGACATCGCCGCCGCGGCGCTCTCGGCGGCGTTCTACAACGCGGTCAATCGCGGCCTCGACGTGAAGTTCGTCGCGTCGACCGGCTATCAGCCGCGCAAGGGACAGCCCTCGGCCCTGCTCATCCGCCAGGACCTCTACGACGGCGGCCTGCGCGTCGCCGGGATGCGCGGCAAGAAGATCGGCTGGATCGGGAACACCGGCGCAGCGTCCGCATACTACGTCGCGCGCATCCTGCGGCCGGCGGGGTTGAAGCTCACCGACATCGAGGCCGTCAACGTCGCGAACCCCGATCAGGAAGTCGCGCTCGAACGCAAGGCGATCGACGCCGTGTTCACCTCGGCGCCGTTCACCGAACTCCTCGAACAGAGGCACCTCGGCAAAGTCGTCGCGTCGCCGCCGGCCGGGATCGCCGCCGCGGGCGTCTTCTTCGGCCCCGCACTGCTGCATAACACCGCCGCCGCGTCGTCGGTGATGACGGCGCTGCGCAAAGCCGCGAGCGAGATCGTGGGCAACGGCTACTACGACGGGCCGAACATCGACGCGTACGCGAAGTACACGAAGCAGACCATCGAGCTGATCAAGTCGGCGCCGCGCTACGAGTTCAAGCCCGATCTGCGCATCGATCAGGGGACGCTCGAAGACATGCAGCGCGAGTTCGTCGCCGACGGCATCCTCACGTACAAGACGCCGCTCAACGAAGTCCGGCTCGTCGCGCGCTTCTGA
- a CDS encoding DUF4267 domain-containing protein, with translation MERTLAGTLALALTAVGALAVAAPKLSAGQYGLPTDDPGGLGFVRATGARDMLLGLLVFAVLDDAPRLRRALGIVSLAGLADAAALGSVRGWRPQHAIHLSGFAALALAALAVRDRTD, from the coding sequence ATGGAACGCACGCTCGCCGGAACGCTCGCCCTCGCCCTGACCGCCGTCGGCGCGCTCGCGGTCGCCGCGCCGAAACTCTCCGCGGGCCAGTATGGGCTGCCGACGGACGATCCCGGCGGCCTCGGTTTCGTGCGTGCGACCGGCGCGCGTGACATGCTGCTGGGCCTGCTGGTATTCGCGGTCCTCGACGATGCGCCGCGCCTGCGCCGCGCGCTCGGAATCGTCTCGCTGGCCGGACTCGCCGACGCCGCAGCGCTCGGGTCGGTCCGCGGCTGGCGCCCTCAGCACGCGATCCATTTGAGCGGCTTCGCCGCGCTCGCCCTCGCCGCGCTGGCGGTGCGCGACCGGACTGACTAG
- a CDS encoding acyltransferase family protein — translation MRTRSGRFATIDGLRGIAILLVVWFHVWQITWQSAVIPVVNLSLQPLAETGFIGVALFFFISGFVLMLPYAQAHAERMPPPSLRQFVLRRFFKIVPSYVLCIAALIAIGYQTYPNALAALRDVAFHLLFVHDWFAATSGSIDGVMWSLGTEVQFYVLFPPIAYAFVRRPAMVALAMLAVAIGWRAWCVASDHYFLSQRMQQLPAYLDFFAAGMAGAWAYTAIALHRPTIARRTWAFTALSIAGLAGIVAVAGAYYDHRFDPEWPNRSEPYLRPALALAALAAALGSLFAIRAFQRVLANPALLFLAAISYNLYLWHQPIARELERLHVPPIATADPHDDRVWQIAFWFVAIPAAIAISAALTYAFEHPLMRWGKRFETRRSRAAQRRHAEQRHAELVEAPPQS, via the coding sequence GTGCGCACGCGCAGCGGCCGGTTCGCCACGATCGACGGACTCCGCGGGATCGCGATCCTGCTGGTCGTCTGGTTTCACGTCTGGCAGATCACCTGGCAAAGCGCGGTCATTCCCGTCGTCAACCTCTCGCTGCAGCCGCTCGCAGAGACCGGCTTCATCGGCGTCGCGCTGTTCTTCTTCATCTCCGGCTTCGTGCTGATGCTGCCGTACGCGCAGGCGCATGCGGAGCGCATGCCGCCGCCGTCGCTGCGGCAGTTCGTCCTGCGGCGGTTCTTCAAGATCGTGCCGTCGTACGTGCTCTGCATCGCGGCGCTGATCGCAATCGGGTACCAAACGTATCCGAACGCGCTCGCGGCGCTGCGCGACGTCGCGTTCCACCTGCTCTTCGTGCACGACTGGTTCGCCGCGACCAGCGGTTCGATCGACGGCGTCATGTGGTCGCTGGGCACGGAGGTGCAGTTCTACGTGCTGTTCCCACCGATTGCATATGCGTTCGTGCGACGACCGGCGATGGTCGCGCTCGCGATGCTCGCGGTCGCGATCGGCTGGCGCGCTTGGTGCGTGGCGAGCGATCACTATTTCCTCTCGCAACGGATGCAGCAGCTGCCGGCGTATCTCGATTTCTTCGCCGCCGGGATGGCCGGCGCGTGGGCGTACACCGCGATCGCGCTGCACCGCCCGACGATCGCGCGTCGCACGTGGGCGTTCACGGCACTCTCGATCGCGGGGCTGGCGGGGATCGTCGCGGTCGCCGGCGCGTACTACGATCACCGGTTCGATCCCGAGTGGCCGAACCGCTCGGAACCGTATCTGCGGCCGGCGCTCGCGCTCGCGGCGCTGGCGGCGGCTTTGGGCTCGCTCTTCGCGATACGCGCGTTTCAGCGCGTGCTGGCGAACCCCGCGCTGCTCTTCCTCGCGGCGATCTCGTACAATCTGTACCTTTGGCATCAGCCGATCGCTCGCGAGCTCGAGCGGCTGCACGTGCCGCCGATCGCGACCGCCGATCCGCACGACGATCGCGTGTGGCAGATCGCCTTCTGGTTCGTCGCGATCCCGGCCGCGATAGCGATCTCCGCCGCACTGACGTACGCGTTCGAGCATCCGCTGATGCGCTGGGGCAAGAGATTCGAAACGCGGCGATCGCGCGCCGCCCAACGACGTCACGCCGAGCAACGTCACGCTGAGCTTGTCGAAGCGCCGCCGCAGTCGTGA
- a CDS encoding Re/Si-specific NAD(P)(+) transhydrogenase subunit alpha — MKIAVPKERAPGEHRVALVPDVIAKLIGGGHAITVERGAGAAAFYPDDAYAKAGAAIADGAAVYAGADVVARVAKPDDAEVAAIPAGATLVGLLAPLGDPRSVERYAQRGISALAMELIPRTTLAQAMDALSSQASIGGYKAVVLAAEALPKYFPMLTTAAGTVQPAKVLVIGAGVAGLQAIGTARRLGAIVTGYDARSAVKEQVQSLGAKFLEIAGVEATGQGGYARELTPEEIAIQRAAMVKAIGGSDVVITTAAVPGRKAPVLVTADAVAAMAPGSVIVDLAAETGGNCELTRAGQTIVSEGGVSIIGAVNLPATVPTHASQLYARNVQALLTYLYRDERLALDANDEIARGAVIVRAGEIVHEPTKSALAAPGGVV, encoded by the coding sequence ATGAAGATCGCCGTCCCGAAGGAACGGGCGCCCGGAGAACACCGCGTCGCGCTCGTCCCCGACGTCATCGCGAAATTGATCGGCGGCGGTCACGCCATCACGGTCGAGCGCGGCGCCGGGGCCGCCGCGTTCTATCCCGACGACGCGTACGCGAAAGCCGGCGCCGCGATCGCGGACGGCGCCGCGGTCTACGCCGGCGCCGACGTCGTCGCGCGCGTTGCGAAGCCCGACGACGCCGAAGTCGCCGCGATCCCCGCGGGCGCGACGCTCGTCGGTCTGCTGGCGCCGCTGGGCGACCCGCGGTCGGTCGAACGCTACGCGCAGCGCGGCATCTCGGCGCTCGCGATGGAGCTCATCCCGCGCACGACGCTCGCGCAAGCGATGGACGCGCTCTCCTCGCAGGCCTCGATCGGCGGCTACAAAGCCGTCGTCCTCGCCGCCGAAGCGCTGCCGAAGTACTTCCCGATGCTCACCACGGCGGCGGGGACGGTTCAGCCCGCAAAGGTCCTCGTGATCGGCGCCGGCGTCGCCGGGCTGCAGGCGATCGGCACCGCGCGGCGTCTCGGCGCGATCGTCACGGGGTACGACGCGCGGTCCGCCGTGAAAGAACAAGTGCAGTCGCTGGGCGCGAAGTTCCTCGAGATCGCCGGGGTGGAGGCGACCGGGCAAGGCGGCTACGCGCGCGAGCTGACGCCCGAGGAGATCGCGATCCAGCGCGCGGCGATGGTGAAAGCGATCGGCGGGAGCGACGTCGTGATCACGACCGCCGCCGTCCCCGGGCGCAAGGCGCCGGTGCTGGTGACGGCTGATGCGGTCGCGGCGATGGCTCCCGGCAGCGTGATCGTCGATCTCGCGGCCGAGACGGGCGGGAACTGCGAGCTCACTCGCGCCGGTCAGACGATCGTCAGCGAGGGCGGGGTGAGCATCATCGGCGCGGTCAACCTTCCGGCGACCGTTCCGACGCATGCGAGCCAGCTCTACGCGCGCAACGTCCAGGCGTTGCTGACGTACCTTTATCGTGACGAGCGGCTCGCGCTCGATGCCAACGACGAGATCGCGCGCGGCGCGGTGATCGTGCGCGCCGGCGAGATCGTGCACGAGCCAACGAAGTCCGCCCTTGCCGCACCCGGAGGAGTCGTGTGA
- a CDS encoding NAD(P) transhydrogenase subunit alpha codes for MTAHLLTELTVFILAVFVGLEVISKVPTTLHTPLMSATNAIHGIVLVGAILVAGVADAPFNAIVGFILVLLASLNVFGGYTVTERMLQMFRPRAPAAPKSDADGAR; via the coding sequence GTGACCGCGCACCTGCTGACCGAACTGACGGTCTTCATCCTGGCCGTCTTCGTCGGGCTCGAGGTCATCTCGAAAGTGCCGACCACGCTGCACACGCCGCTGATGTCGGCCACCAACGCGATCCACGGGATCGTGCTGGTCGGCGCGATCCTCGTCGCCGGCGTCGCCGACGCGCCGTTCAACGCGATCGTCGGCTTCATCTTGGTCCTGCTGGCGTCGCTCAACGTCTTCGGCGGCTACACCGTCACCGAACGGATGCTGCAGATGTTCCGGCCCAGAGCGCCTGCCGCGCCGAAGTCCGACGCGGACGGTGCGCGATGA
- a CDS encoding NAD(P)(+) transhydrogenase (Re/Si-specific) subunit beta, which produces MTATETATPIWVDVAYLVTSICFIFGLRYLSSPKTARQGNRVSAIGMLIAVVATLSQGIVNWWVIGAALVVGAAIGIISAQRVKMTAMPQMVAIFNGAGGGAAALVAAGELLKVYNAGQTPAYDVSFTSVLSAVIGAVSFAGSIVAFLKLQELMTGRPITYPGQQIVNALIALAILVCWGLVVGNAPNSLEYFWIALAASFALGILFVLPIGGADMPVVISLLNSFTGLAAASTGFVLGNNVLIISGALVGASGTLLTFLMGKAMNRSVTNVLFGAFGAVKASAAGAAAKQQNVRSVSADDVAAMLAYANQVIVVPGYGMAVAQAQHSIRELADQLEKKGVEVKYAIHPVAGRMPGHMNVLLAEANVPYTSLYDMDDINPEFDRTDVALVVGANDVTNPAAREDKTSPIYGMPILNVDKAANVVVLKRSMNSGFAGIDNPLFDDPKTVMLFGDAKKSIDGVVSGVKAL; this is translated from the coding sequence ATGACCGCGACCGAAACCGCGACGCCGATCTGGGTCGACGTCGCCTACCTCGTGACGTCGATCTGCTTCATCTTCGGCCTGCGGTACCTGAGCTCGCCGAAGACGGCGCGCCAGGGAAATCGCGTCAGTGCGATCGGGATGCTGATTGCGGTCGTCGCGACGCTCAGCCAGGGGATCGTGAACTGGTGGGTGATCGGCGCGGCGCTCGTCGTCGGCGCCGCGATCGGGATCATCTCGGCGCAGCGCGTGAAGATGACCGCGATGCCGCAGATGGTCGCGATCTTCAACGGCGCGGGCGGCGGCGCGGCCGCACTCGTCGCGGCCGGCGAACTGCTGAAGGTCTACAACGCCGGACAGACGCCGGCGTACGACGTCTCGTTTACCTCGGTGCTTTCCGCGGTCATCGGCGCGGTGTCGTTCGCCGGCTCGATCGTCGCGTTTTTGAAACTGCAGGAGCTGATGACGGGGCGCCCGATCACCTATCCCGGCCAGCAGATCGTCAACGCGCTCATCGCGCTCGCAATCTTGGTGTGCTGGGGCCTCGTCGTCGGCAATGCCCCCAACTCGCTGGAATATTTCTGGATCGCCTTGGCCGCGTCGTTCGCGCTGGGGATCCTGTTCGTGCTCCCGATCGGCGGCGCGGATATGCCCGTCGTGATCTCATTGCTGAACTCGTTCACCGGCCTGGCCGCGGCGTCGACCGGGTTCGTGCTCGGGAACAACGTCTTGATCATCAGCGGCGCGCTCGTCGGCGCGTCCGGTACGCTGCTGACATTCCTGATGGGCAAGGCGATGAACCGCTCCGTCACCAACGTGCTCTTCGGCGCGTTCGGCGCGGTGAAGGCGAGCGCGGCGGGCGCTGCGGCGAAACAGCAGAACGTGCGCAGCGTCAGTGCCGACGACGTCGCGGCGATGCTCGCGTACGCGAACCAGGTGATCGTCGTCCCCGGCTACGGGATGGCGGTCGCGCAGGCGCAGCACTCGATCCGCGAGCTCGCCGATCAGCTCGAGAAAAAGGGCGTCGAGGTGAAGTACGCGATCCATCCGGTCGCGGGACGGATGCCGGGCCACATGAACGTCCTGCTCGCAGAAGCGAACGTGCCATACACGTCGCTCTACGACATGGACGACATCAACCCCGAGTTCGACCGCACCGACGTCGCGCTCGTCGTCGGCGCCAACGACGTGACGAACCCCGCGGCGCGCGAAGACAAAACGAGCCCGATCTACGGGATGCCGATCCTCAACGTCGACAAGGCGGCGAACGTCGTGGTCCTCAAGCGCTCGATGAACTCCGGTTTCGCCGGCATCGACAACCCGCTCTTCGACGACCCGAAGACCGTGATGCTCTTCGGCGACGCGAAAAAATCGATCGACGGCGTCGTCTCGGGAGTCAAAGCCCTCTAG
- a CDS encoding alkaline phosphatase family protein, with translation MDGFDTTPTNCFGLPPDPLYPYGYVPRAQTRTYWDVASRFIIADPMFASQTGPSYPSRVFLVAGTSHKEADDPTDPLIWGCHAPAGTIVPVHDDARPSNIIGSEFPCFDTTTLGDASRPPVSGGCTTRFSSTTV, from the coding sequence ATGGACGGCTTCGACACCACGCCGACCAACTGTTTCGGCCTGCCGCCCGATCCGCTCTATCCGTACGGGTACGTCCCGCGCGCCCAGACGCGGACTTACTGGGACGTCGCTTCGCGGTTCATCATCGCCGACCCCATGTTCGCGTCGCAAACAGGTCCCAGTTATCCCAGCCGTGTCTTCCTCGTCGCCGGCACATCGCACAAGGAGGCGGACGATCCAACGGATCCACTGATCTGGGGCTGCCATGCGCCGGCCGGAACGATCGTTCCCGTGCACGACGACGCGAGGCCGTCGAACATCATCGGCAGCGAGTTTCCGTGCTTCGATACGACCACGCTCGGCGACGCGTCGAGACCGCCGGTAAGCGGTGGCTGTACTACACGTTTCTCCTCGACTACCGTCTGA
- a CDS encoding alkaline phosphatase family protein, which produces MNLPQLDGDGLRMRVPLLVISKWAKHGYVSHVEHEFGSLLKFTEKRLGIASLGTTDLRADDLSDCFDFKQTPPAYRPVATLHVDLSYF; this is translated from the coding sequence GTGAATCTGCCGCAGCTCGACGGCGACGGTCTCAGGATGCGCGTCCCGCTGCTGGTGATCTCGAAGTGGGCGAAGCACGGCTACGTCTCGCACGTCGAGCACGAGTTCGGCTCGCTACTGAAGTTCACCGAAAAGCGTCTGGGGATCGCGTCGCTCGGCACGACCGACCTGCGCGCCGACGACCTCTCCGACTGCTTCGACTTCAAGCAGACGCCGCCGGCGTATCGGCCGGTCGCGACCCTGCACGTCGACCTGTCGTACTTCTAA
- a CDS encoding metallophosphoesterase family protein — MLIATILSAWLQYGADGEPHARAVVSGAACPAARADEKLLAMERRAAGGPGFDDVVCDVAIPKDAKRVAVDARALPAPAHDPRTIVVLGDTGCRISLVLAQGCNDPSAWPLPANARAIAALHPDLVIHVGDYLYRERACPALSACSGSPHGDNAFAWQADWLRPAAPIFANAPMLMLRGNHEECSRNGPGWFRYLDPHASTACKDTTDPYAVDLGTLRIVAFDSAVAEDQGVNDDHGPIYRRQFAQARALAIGASEAWFVTHRPPYTNGDERDAMGDALQPFDAVLSGHIHLFGAVDVDGQPPLVINGEGGTRLDLNYASFLGLAMGKLHAAGTPFGEARFGFGVYRRTNAGWTVSLRDPGGVERAVCVLAKRSVHCERVE; from the coding sequence ATGCTGATCGCGACGATCCTCTCAGCATGGCTGCAGTACGGCGCCGACGGCGAACCGCATGCCCGAGCGGTCGTGAGCGGCGCCGCCTGCCCGGCGGCGCGCGCCGACGAGAAGCTGCTCGCGATGGAACGGCGCGCTGCGGGCGGCCCGGGCTTCGACGACGTCGTGTGCGACGTCGCGATCCCCAAGGACGCGAAGCGCGTCGCCGTCGACGCGCGCGCGCTTCCGGCGCCCGCGCACGATCCGCGCACGATCGTCGTGCTCGGCGATACCGGCTGCCGCATCTCGCTCGTGCTCGCGCAGGGCTGCAACGATCCGTCGGCGTGGCCGCTCCCCGCCAACGCGCGCGCGATCGCGGCGCTGCATCCGGATCTCGTCATCCACGTCGGCGACTATCTGTACCGCGAGCGCGCGTGCCCCGCGCTCTCCGCCTGCTCGGGAAGTCCGCACGGCGACAACGCCTTCGCGTGGCAGGCGGACTGGCTACGCCCCGCCGCGCCGATCTTCGCGAACGCGCCGATGCTGATGCTGCGCGGCAACCACGAGGAGTGCTCACGCAACGGACCGGGATGGTTCCGCTACCTGGACCCGCACGCGAGCACGGCGTGCAAGGACACGACCGACCCGTACGCCGTCGATCTCGGCACGCTGCGCATCGTCGCGTTCGACTCTGCCGTCGCCGAAGATCAAGGCGTCAACGACGATCATGGTCCGATCTACCGGCGGCAGTTCGCGCAGGCGCGCGCGCTCGCCATCGGAGCAAGCGAAGCGTGGTTCGTCACGCATCGTCCGCCGTACACGAACGGCGACGAGCGCGACGCGATGGGCGACGCGCTGCAACCGTTCGATGCGGTGCTCTCCGGCCACATCCACCTCTTCGGCGCCGTCGACGTTGACGGTCAGCCGCCGCTGGTGATCAACGGCGAAGGCGGCACGCGCCTCGATCTGAACTATGCGAGCTTCCTCGGTCTGGCGATGGGCAAACTCCATGCGGCCGGAACGCCGTTCGGCGAGGCGCGCTTCGGCTTCGGCGTCTACCGGCGTACGAACGCCGGCTGGACCGTCTCGCTGCGCGATCCGGGCGGCGTCGAACGCGCGGTCTGCGTCCTCGCGAAACGCAGCGTGCACTGCGAGCGCGTCGAGTGA